A genomic stretch from Chloroflexota bacterium includes:
- a CDS encoding glycine--tRNA ligase, producing MPAPNMEVIVSLAKRRGFVFPSSEIYGGMGGFWDYGPLGVELKNNVKAAWWRHMVQLRDDIVGLDAAIVMNPRVWEVSGHVAGFSDPMVDCRNCKLRFRADDLKGPPLEIACPNCGNRGTLTEARQFNLMFQTHVGPLEESASVAYLRPETAQGIFVNFANVATTARRKLPFGIAQIGKSFRNEITPGNFIFRDREFEQMEMEFFVHPSQEDEWFAYWVEERLRWWTDAMGVGADRLRLRPHDPDELSHYSRQTTDIEYAFPMGWSELEGVADRTDYDLKAHAAASGKSLSIFDEASGEHVTPYVIEPAMGVDRALLTVLLDGYEEQQVEGEKRVVLHLRPSLAPIRVAVMPLLRNRPELVELGQRLAGDLKLRMPATYDDTASIGKLYRRQDEIGTPFCVTVDVETLADGAATIRERDSMTQQRVVMSALPERLASLVAGAAWQGTERGPAAAD from the coding sequence ATGCCCGCGCCGAACATGGAAGTCATCGTCAGTCTCGCCAAGCGCCGCGGGTTCGTCTTCCCGTCGAGCGAGATCTATGGCGGGATGGGTGGCTTCTGGGACTACGGACCGCTCGGCGTCGAGCTCAAGAACAATGTCAAGGCGGCCTGGTGGCGGCACATGGTCCAGCTGCGTGACGACATCGTGGGGCTCGACGCGGCGATCGTGATGAACCCGCGGGTGTGGGAGGTCTCCGGTCACGTCGCCGGCTTCAGCGACCCCATGGTGGACTGCCGCAACTGCAAGCTCCGCTTCCGCGCTGACGATCTCAAGGGGCCGCCCTTGGAGATCGCCTGCCCCAACTGCGGCAACCGTGGCACCCTGACCGAGGCGCGCCAGTTCAACCTGATGTTCCAGACCCACGTCGGCCCGCTCGAGGAGTCGGCATCGGTCGCCTACCTGCGCCCGGAGACGGCCCAGGGGATCTTCGTCAACTTCGCGAACGTGGCCACCACCGCGCGCAGGAAGCTGCCGTTCGGGATCGCCCAGATCGGGAAAAGCTTCCGCAACGAGATCACACCCGGCAACTTCATCTTCCGCGACCGCGAGTTCGAGCAGATGGAGATGGAGTTCTTCGTCCATCCCTCGCAGGAGGACGAGTGGTTCGCCTACTGGGTCGAGGAGCGCCTGCGCTGGTGGACCGATGCGATGGGGGTCGGTGCCGACCGTCTCCGGCTGCGGCCGCACGATCCGGACGAGCTGTCGCACTACAGCCGCCAGACGACCGACATCGAATACGCATTCCCGATGGGCTGGTCCGAGCTGGAGGGGGTCGCCGACCGGACCGACTACGACCTCAAGGCGCACGCCGCGGCGTCCGGCAAGTCGCTGTCCATCTTCGACGAGGCGAGCGGCGAGCACGTCACGCCGTACGTGATCGAGCCGGCGATGGGGGTGGATCGTGCGCTGCTCACCGTCCTGCTCGACGGCTACGAGGAGCAGCAGGTCGAGGGCGAGAAGCGGGTGGTGCTGCACCTTCGCCCGTCGCTGGCGCCGATCAGGGTCGCGGTCATGCCGCTCCTCCGCAACCGGCCCGAGCTGGTCGAGCTGGGACAGCGCCTGGCCGGCGACCTGAAGCTGCGCATGCCCGCCACCTACGACGACACCGCCAGCATCGGCAAGCTGTATCGCCGCCAGGACGAGATCGGCACGCCGTTCTGCGTGACGGTCGACGTGGAGACCCTTGCCGACGGCGCCGCGACCATCCGCGAGCGCGATTCGATGACGCAGCAGCGGGTGGTGATGAGTGCCCTTCCGGAGCGCCTTGCATCCCTGGTGGCCGGCGCTGCCTGGCAGGGTACCGAGCGTGGGCCCGCGGCCGCAGACTGA
- a CDS encoding helix-turn-helix domain-containing protein — translation MKVGDLRERLAAAMASAMRRSEPEAVALTADRAKAMAVAMAGMDPSAEVDPEALVVGTRQVAIILGFHPEHVRRLIRTGRLRATVVGGDYRVLVSDLWPLLEVRYRQPGRRRLSGRRPG, via the coding sequence ATGAAGGTCGGCGATCTGCGCGAGCGACTGGCCGCCGCGATGGCCAGCGCGATGCGACGCTCCGAGCCTGAGGCGGTGGCGCTGACCGCGGATCGGGCCAAGGCGATGGCGGTCGCGATGGCTGGCATGGATCCGTCGGCCGAGGTCGACCCCGAGGCGCTGGTGGTTGGCACGCGGCAGGTGGCGATCATCCTCGGCTTCCACCCTGAGCACGTGCGGCGCCTGATTCGGACGGGACGCCTGCGCGCGACCGTCGTTGGCGGAGACTACCGGGTTCTGGTCTCCGATCTCTGGCCGCTGCTGGAGGTTCGCTACCGGCAGCCGGGCCGTCGGCGGCTCTCGGGTCGCAGACCCGGCTGA
- a CDS encoding tetratricopeptide repeat protein: MNGESPPSVLDQQEIVRSADAVLAERPGDDAAHEARARALLALGRLEEAEADAMDAVRLDPDEVRYRELLAEIQSQRGEHADAAAEYARLARRDPRQVAWTVAEAAERIEAAEAGKGVEAARRAVRLDPGNFDAQLALARGLIHLGDAAAALPAATRAADLRPGDATAREAVADALWLAARESAAFGEFRALADELSGRDRGRIIAKARSLYRPRAGWLGRLLALSTGVFAFALRRGWLRVR; the protein is encoded by the coding sequence GTGAACGGGGAATCGCCTCCCTCCGTCCTAGATCAGCAGGAGATCGTCCGTAGCGCCGACGCCGTCCTGGCCGAGCGGCCGGGCGACGACGCGGCGCACGAGGCACGGGCACGGGCCCTGCTTGCGCTCGGCCGGCTCGAGGAGGCGGAGGCCGACGCCATGGACGCGGTCCGTCTCGACCCCGACGAGGTCCGCTACCGCGAGCTGCTGGCCGAGATCCAGTCCCAGCGGGGAGAGCATGCGGACGCGGCGGCCGAATACGCCCGCCTGGCACGCCGCGACCCCCGCCAGGTGGCCTGGACGGTGGCGGAGGCAGCCGAGCGGATCGAGGCGGCCGAGGCGGGAAAGGGAGTGGAGGCGGCGCGTCGCGCCGTCCGCCTCGATCCTGGCAACTTCGACGCCCAGCTCGCCCTGGCCCGCGGCCTGATTCACCTCGGCGATGCCGCGGCAGCACTCCCGGCAGCAACGCGCGCAGCCGACCTGCGGCCCGGGGACGCCACCGCGCGAGAGGCAGTGGCCGATGCCCTGTGGCTGGCCGCGCGTGAGTCGGCTGCCTTCGGCGAATTCCGCGCCCTGGCCGATGAGCTCTCTGGCCGCGACCGAGGGCGGATCATCGCCAAGGCCAGATCTCTCTACCGGCCTCGAGCCGGCTGGCTCGGCCGCCTGCTGGCCTTGTCGACCGGTGTCTTTGCGTTCGCCCTGCGACGCGGCTGGCTGCGGGTGCGATGA
- a CDS encoding nuclear transport factor 2 family protein produces the protein MGTGSQGSRIQLEAAQRAFDDLFRHDAGAALAGCFADDAQLLWPEQPAIAGPEAIGEAFAEFVAGFETISFEPMYDLVAVEGPLAAVVGSFIETRRSRREHLVERVYGRLAYTWRLDAGKWRVMRLMTSRYAPTEVVVE, from the coding sequence ATGGGAACCGGGTCGCAAGGATCGCGGATCCAGCTCGAGGCCGCACAGCGCGCCTTCGACGATCTGTTCCGGCACGACGCTGGTGCGGCGCTGGCGGGCTGCTTCGCGGACGACGCACAGCTCCTTTGGCCGGAGCAGCCGGCGATCGCCGGGCCCGAGGCGATCGGCGAGGCGTTCGCCGAGTTCGTGGCGGGGTTCGAGACAATCTCGTTCGAGCCGATGTATGACCTGGTTGCAGTCGAGGGGCCCCTCGCGGCCGTCGTCGGCTCGTTCATCGAGACGCGTCGGTCGCGCCGGGAGCACCTTGTCGAGCGGGTCTACGGGCGACTGGCGTACACGTGGCGCCTGGATGCGGGCAAGTGGCGCGTCATGCGGCTGATGACATCGCGCTACGCCCCGACGGAAGTCGTGGTCGAGTGA
- the dnaG gene encoding DNA primase, producing MTSSGIAAEIKSKLPVIDVVGETVALKRAGSAYKGLCPFHAEKTPSFIVTPDRESWRCFGCGEGGDIFTFLMRRDGIDFREALSRLAEKAGVELSAQTAKEDRHRRRLREALEAAIAWYREVLLQATQAEKARAYLDERGLTAETLERFGIGYAPTSWDALTRRLIGRGFTNDELLAAGLASPSSRGGVIDKFRGRIIIPIRDASGRAVGLGGRVMPGAEGPKYLNSPAGPLFDKSRTLYGLDLAKAAIRREKLTVIVEGYTDVMAAHQAGFANVVASLGTALTRGQIELATRYADGIALAYDVDLAGEAATQRGLLEELGPDQSVSKIRVVRIPAGKDPDELIRTDPEAWRTAVADAKELVEYFMERMTREVGLDSVAGKREVTGRVLAVLQRVGDPVEKRGYLQRLARLVNVDESVLLEALAREPIRRAPRLAPLPVGPGTATPAVGGLGPLEREALSLLLRYPALTAELPSEGPLPFRDAATGALVTAWRERVAQGDATAADLETFVGSLDPVTAGLARDLLANLAANGNGAQLDPGEARAQLRTCLLRLRATRIEEAIHDGQLLLAEAQRDEDGTQLELLKQQINKLGREKADLNREMESPAQAVGARRD from the coding sequence ATGACCTCTTCCGGCATTGCTGCCGAGATCAAATCCAAGCTTCCGGTGATCGACGTGGTCGGGGAGACCGTCGCCCTCAAGCGGGCGGGCTCTGCCTACAAGGGGCTCTGCCCGTTCCACGCCGAGAAGACTCCATCCTTCATCGTCACTCCCGATCGCGAGAGCTGGCGCTGCTTCGGCTGCGGCGAGGGCGGTGACATCTTCACCTTCCTGATGCGACGGGACGGAATCGACTTCCGGGAGGCGCTCTCCCGCCTCGCCGAGAAGGCGGGTGTCGAGCTGTCGGCGCAGACGGCGAAGGAAGACCGACATCGGCGTCGCCTGCGCGAAGCGCTCGAGGCGGCCATCGCGTGGTACCGCGAAGTGCTGCTCCAGGCGACCCAGGCCGAGAAGGCTCGCGCCTACCTCGACGAGCGCGGCCTCACCGCCGAAACGCTCGAGCGTTTCGGGATCGGCTATGCGCCAACCAGCTGGGATGCGCTGACGCGCCGGCTCATCGGTCGCGGCTTCACCAATGACGAGCTCCTCGCCGCCGGGCTCGCCTCGCCCTCGAGCCGTGGCGGCGTGATCGACAAGTTTCGTGGCCGGATCATCATCCCGATCCGCGATGCCTCAGGCCGGGCGGTTGGCCTTGGCGGCCGGGTCATGCCGGGCGCGGAGGGTCCGAAGTACCTGAATTCGCCGGCCGGCCCGCTGTTCGACAAGAGCCGGACGCTGTACGGCCTCGACCTTGCCAAGGCCGCGATCAGGCGCGAGAAGCTCACGGTGATCGTCGAGGGCTACACCGATGTCATGGCAGCACACCAGGCCGGCTTCGCCAACGTGGTGGCCAGCCTCGGCACGGCGCTGACGAGGGGCCAGATCGAGCTGGCGACGCGCTACGCAGACGGGATCGCACTCGCCTACGACGTCGACCTCGCCGGCGAGGCAGCCACGCAGCGCGGGCTGCTCGAGGAACTTGGACCCGATCAGAGTGTTTCCAAGATCCGCGTCGTGCGCATTCCGGCGGGGAAGGATCCTGACGAGTTGATCAGAACTGATCCCGAGGCGTGGCGTACTGCGGTCGCCGACGCCAAGGAGCTGGTCGAATACTTCATGGAGCGGATGACACGGGAGGTCGGCCTCGACAGCGTAGCCGGGAAGCGCGAGGTCACAGGGCGGGTGCTAGCCGTCCTACAACGGGTGGGAGACCCAGTCGAAAAGCGGGGATACCTCCAGCGGCTGGCCCGCCTTGTCAACGTGGACGAGAGTGTCCTGCTGGAGGCGCTCGCGCGCGAGCCGATCCGCCGCGCCCCGCGCCTCGCCCCGCTGCCGGTGGGTCCGGGTACCGCGACTCCCGCCGTGGGGGGGCTCGGACCGCTCGAGCGCGAGGCGTTGAGCCTCCTGCTCCGATATCCGGCGCTGACGGCCGAGCTTCCCTCCGAGGGCCCGCTTCCATTCCGGGATGCCGCGACCGGCGCCCTGGTTACCGCCTGGCGCGAACGCGTGGCGCAGGGCGACGCGACGGCGGCGGACCTGGAGACCTTCGTCGGCAGCCTCGATCCCGTGACCGCGGGCCTCGCCCGCGACCTGCTGGCCAACCTGGCGGCCAACGGAAATGGCGCACAGCTCGATCCGGGCGAGGCGCGTGCCCAACTCCGTACCTGTCTATTGCGGCTCCGCGCGACGCGCATCGAGGAGGCGATCCACGACGGGCAGCTCCTGCTCGCGGAAGCGCAGCGCGACGAGGACGGGACCCAGCTCGAGTTACTCAAGCAACAAATCAACAAGCTCGGCCGCGAAAAGGCCGATCTCAACAGGGAAATGGAATCACCGGCCCAGGCGGTCGGCGCGAGGAGGGACTGA
- the recO gene encoding DNA repair protein RecO: protein MSRARLYKTEAIVLRSMDLGEADRVLTVLTPRLGKLRVIAKGIRRPRSRLGGGLEPFSDVHLVLAVGRTFDVVTQASLEDPHLGLRDDLHSTAAAWYVVELADRFCEGSAESHQAFELLAQALAALDAAPAAVSRAIVARWFELHLLEAMGFRPELGQCLDCGVEIEPNGNAYSPVAGGVVGPECSHDALGTQQISAAALKVMRHLQRSPLTEVLRLRVPGVTQREVEHLLHASVSAVLERELRSRDFLDEVALRGVAAPA from the coding sequence GTGAGCCGAGCCCGCCTCTACAAGACCGAGGCGATCGTGCTGCGCAGCATGGACCTCGGCGAGGCCGATCGAGTGCTGACGGTCCTGACGCCGCGCCTGGGCAAGCTGCGCGTGATCGCCAAGGGGATCCGCCGGCCACGCTCCCGGCTCGGCGGCGGACTGGAGCCGTTCAGCGACGTGCACCTGGTGCTGGCCGTGGGACGGACTTTCGACGTGGTCACCCAGGCCTCGCTCGAGGACCCGCACCTGGGCCTGCGTGACGACCTGCACTCGACCGCGGCGGCCTGGTACGTCGTGGAGCTGGCCGATCGCTTCTGCGAGGGATCGGCCGAATCGCACCAGGCCTTCGAGCTCCTGGCCCAGGCGCTGGCGGCGCTCGACGCCGCCCCTGCCGCGGTCTCGCGCGCGATCGTGGCGCGCTGGTTCGAGCTGCACCTGCTCGAGGCGATGGGCTTCCGGCCAGAGCTCGGGCAATGCCTCGATTGCGGCGTCGAGATCGAGCCAAACGGAAATGCCTACTCCCCGGTGGCAGGTGGGGTCGTCGGCCCCGAGTGCTCGCACGACGCGCTCGGGACGCAGCAGATCTCCGCGGCGGCCCTGAAGGTGATGCGTCACCTCCAGCGCTCCCCGCTGACAGAGGTGCTGCGGCTGCGTGTGCCGGGCGTCACGCAGCGCGAGGTCGAGCATCTCTTGCATGCGAGCGTGTCTGCCGTCCTCGAACGCGAGCTGCGCAGCCGCGATTTCCTCGACGAGGTCGCGCTGCGAGGGGTCGCTGCGCCGGCCTAG
- the ppdK gene encoding pyruvate, phosphate dikinase, with protein MATTATKLIYTFREGNAGMRALLGGKGAGLAEMTNTGLPVPPGFTITTEACNAYYAAGKELPPGLWDDVLGHMNALEEETGKRFGDPANPLLVSVRSGAAFSMPGMMDTVLNLGLNPDTVAGLIALTGNERFGYDAWRRFIAMFGRIVLEIPATVFDEPFDALKERRGAKLDTDLTADDLREAADEYRAIVRTATGEEFPTDPYRQLELATRAVFDSWFGKRAHDYREFNKIPHDLGTAVNIVTMVFGNMGADSGTGVAFTRDPNTGERVLYGEYLTNAQGEDVVAGVRTPAKISQMRDELPLVYEQFTEIGERLERHYRDVQDLEFTIERGKLYMLQTRSAKRTAPAAVKIAVDMVGEGILTREEALGRVEPAQIVQLLLPRFDEAAKAMASDRFLAKGLNASPGAATGQAIFDPDRAEEAKAAGHPVILVRIETSPDDVHGMLAARGVLTARGGATSHAAVVARSMGLPCVAGAESLHIDYAKRTMEAGGSTVREGEMISIDGTTGEIYAGELPTIEARFEDEHDLATLLGWADAVRRLQVWANADYPRDAERARAFGAQGIGLCRTEHMFFEEERLPTVRRMILAATRATEAKRRLGGGHELSPDDAETVAIFDGALAELQQLQTDDFAGLFRAMDGLPVVIRLIDPPLHEFLPSHDELLAKVTRLRTVIELTSASELPEGIEAELAEADELLSAVEAMREQNPMLGMRGCRLGLMIPDIVKMQTRAILAAAARVAGEGKTPLPEIMIPLVGHVNELAETRRVLEAEVAKIVAESGQQVHYKFGTMIEVPRGALTADQIAEHAEFFSFGTNDLTQMTYGYSRDDAEGKFLLQYVERKILPENPFQVLDREGVGQLVRLATERGRATRPGLEVGICGEHGGDPASIAFCHEVGLDYVSCSPFRVPVARLAAAQAALASAEVRDR; from the coding sequence ATGGCCACGACCGCCACGAAGCTGATCTACACCTTCCGCGAGGGGAACGCCGGGATGCGCGCGCTGCTTGGCGGCAAGGGTGCCGGTCTGGCCGAGATGACGAATACCGGACTCCCGGTCCCGCCCGGATTCACGATCACCACCGAGGCCTGCAACGCGTACTACGCGGCTGGCAAGGAGCTCCCGCCCGGCCTGTGGGACGACGTCCTGGGGCACATGAACGCCCTCGAGGAGGAGACCGGCAAGCGGTTCGGGGACCCGGCCAACCCGCTGCTGGTGAGCGTCCGATCGGGGGCGGCCTTCAGCATGCCCGGCATGATGGACACGGTCCTCAACCTGGGGCTCAATCCCGACACGGTCGCCGGTCTGATCGCTCTGACCGGCAACGAGCGCTTCGGCTATGACGCGTGGCGCCGGTTCATCGCGATGTTCGGGCGCATCGTGCTCGAGATCCCGGCCACCGTCTTTGACGAGCCGTTCGACGCGCTCAAGGAGCGTCGTGGCGCGAAGCTCGATACCGACCTGACTGCTGACGACCTTCGCGAGGCGGCCGACGAATATCGGGCCATCGTGCGGACGGCCACCGGCGAGGAGTTTCCGACCGACCCGTACCGTCAGCTGGAACTGGCCACTCGCGCCGTCTTCGACAGCTGGTTCGGCAAGCGCGCCCACGACTACCGGGAGTTCAACAAGATCCCGCACGACCTCGGGACCGCGGTGAATATCGTGACCATGGTCTTCGGCAACATGGGCGCCGATTCGGGCACCGGCGTCGCATTCACGCGAGACCCGAACACCGGGGAGCGCGTCCTGTACGGGGAGTACCTCACCAACGCCCAGGGCGAGGACGTGGTGGCTGGGGTTCGCACGCCCGCCAAGATCAGCCAGATGCGCGACGAGCTGCCGCTGGTGTACGAGCAGTTCACGGAGATCGGGGAGCGGCTGGAGCGTCATTACCGCGACGTCCAGGATCTCGAGTTCACGATCGAGCGCGGCAAGCTGTACATGCTCCAGACGCGATCGGCGAAGCGCACCGCCCCCGCCGCGGTGAAGATCGCGGTCGACATGGTGGGTGAGGGGATCCTGACTCGCGAGGAGGCGCTCGGGCGCGTCGAGCCGGCGCAGATCGTGCAGCTCCTGCTGCCTCGCTTCGACGAGGCGGCCAAGGCCATGGCCTCGGACCGGTTCCTGGCCAAGGGGCTCAACGCCTCGCCCGGTGCAGCAACGGGGCAGGCGATCTTCGACCCGGATCGGGCCGAGGAGGCAAAGGCGGCCGGCCACCCGGTGATCCTGGTCCGGATCGAGACCAGCCCCGACGACGTGCACGGGATGCTGGCGGCTCGTGGCGTGCTCACGGCGCGGGGTGGGGCGACCAGCCACGCGGCGGTCGTTGCGCGCAGCATGGGGCTGCCCTGCGTCGCCGGCGCCGAGTCGCTCCATATCGACTATGCGAAGCGCACGATGGAGGCCGGGGGCAGCACCGTTCGCGAGGGGGAGATGATCAGCATCGACGGCACCACCGGCGAGATCTACGCCGGCGAGCTGCCGACAATCGAGGCGCGCTTCGAGGACGAGCACGACCTGGCGACCCTGCTTGGCTGGGCCGATGCGGTCCGACGCCTGCAGGTGTGGGCCAATGCCGACTACCCGCGGGATGCCGAGCGAGCGCGGGCGTTCGGGGCGCAGGGGATCGGCCTTTGCCGCACCGAGCACATGTTCTTCGAGGAGGAGCGGCTGCCCACGGTGCGCCGCATGATCCTTGCCGCCACCCGAGCGACCGAGGCCAAGCGACGACTGGGAGGGGGGCACGAGCTCTCCCCGGACGATGCCGAAACCGTCGCCATCTTCGACGGCGCCTTAGCGGAGCTTCAACAGCTCCAGACCGATGACTTCGCGGGCCTCTTCCGTGCGATGGATGGGCTGCCGGTCGTCATCCGGCTGATCGACCCGCCGCTCCACGAGTTCCTGCCCAGCCACGATGAGCTGCTGGCCAAGGTGACCCGGCTCCGGACCGTGATCGAGCTGACTTCCGCATCAGAGCTGCCGGAGGGAATCGAGGCCGAGCTGGCTGAGGCCGATGAGCTCCTGTCGGCGGTCGAGGCGATGCGCGAGCAGAACCCGATGCTCGGCATGCGCGGCTGCCGGCTGGGGCTGATGATCCCCGACATCGTCAAGATGCAGACCCGCGCCATCCTGGCCGCGGCGGCTCGCGTGGCGGGGGAGGGGAAGACCCCGCTGCCGGAGATCATGATCCCCCTGGTCGGCCACGTGAACGAGCTCGCCGAAACGAGGCGCGTGCTCGAGGCCGAGGTGGCCAAGATCGTTGCCGAGAGCGGTCAGCAGGTCCACTACAAGTTCGGGACGATGATCGAGGTTCCGCGCGGGGCGCTGACCGCCGACCAGATCGCCGAGCACGCCGAGTTCTTCAGCTTCGGCACCAACGACCTCACCCAGATGACGTATGGCTACTCCCGCGACGACGCAGAGGGGAAGTTCCTGCTGCAGTACGTCGAGCGCAAGATCCTGCCCGAGAACCCGTTCCAGGTCCTGGACCGCGAGGGTGTCGGTCAGCTCGTGCGATTGGCGACCGAGCGGGGCCGTGCGACGCGTCCGGGGCTCGAGGTTGGGATCTGCGGGGAGCATGGCGGCGATCCGGCCAGCATCGCCTTCTGCCACGAAGTCGGGCTCGACTACGTTTCGTGCTCGCCATTCCGGGTGCCAGTTGCGCGTCTCGCCGCCGCCCAGGCAGCCCTCGCTTCAGCCGAGGTCCGCGACCGCTAG
- a CDS encoding hemolysin family protein: MPETAESGATGNPILDLAIVMVLILVGGFFAASEIALITVKRHRLNQLVGEGSRAARVAQRLTEDPSRFLATIQIAITFLGFLASAVGAVALSGSLASLVRLIPLGPIRDAAGNISFVLVTLLIALASIIVGELVPKTLALSFPDRFAIFVARPIGWFDRLLRPMVWLVSTVSNVLVRALGGRDRPQAGYLSTEELKMLVETGSEQGGIEEEEKEMIHGVIELAETKVHQVMVPRIGIRAVEVHDPIDEVLDMIVRAGHSRVPVYEENLDNIVGILYAKDLLPFLRPGAAPSSEIDVRALARPAAYVPETKPVDELLHEMRVDKRHIAIVVDEYGGTAGLITMEDVVEEIVGEIQDEYDSEESLVEALEEDDKIAFRVDGRVSMDDLRDLFELSDTEEEDEDEYDTVGGYIVHRVGRIPLPGAVVPFRDVTLTVETAEPRRIAKVIATRPRQPESAIEELAAADAD; the protein is encoded by the coding sequence ATGCCTGAGACAGCCGAAAGCGGAGCGACCGGCAACCCGATCCTTGATCTCGCCATCGTGATGGTGCTCATCCTGGTTGGCGGCTTCTTTGCGGCGAGCGAGATCGCACTGATCACGGTCAAGCGGCACCGCCTCAACCAGCTGGTCGGCGAGGGGAGCCGTGCGGCGCGGGTGGCTCAGCGCCTGACCGAGGACCCCAGCCGCTTCCTGGCCACCATCCAGATCGCGATCACCTTCCTCGGCTTTCTGGCCTCCGCGGTGGGTGCCGTGGCCCTCTCCGGGTCGCTTGCCAGCCTCGTGCGACTCATCCCGCTCGGGCCGATTCGCGACGCCGCCGGGAACATCAGCTTCGTGCTCGTCACGCTGCTCATCGCGCTCGCCTCGATCATCGTCGGCGAGCTGGTGCCCAAGACGCTCGCCCTCAGCTTCCCGGATCGCTTCGCCATCTTCGTCGCGCGCCCCATCGGCTGGTTCGATCGCCTCCTGCGACCGATGGTGTGGCTCGTCTCGACCGTCTCGAATGTCCTGGTCCGCGCGCTGGGCGGCAGGGATCGGCCGCAGGCGGGCTACCTCTCGACCGAGGAGCTGAAGATGCTGGTCGAGACCGGCAGCGAGCAGGGCGGCATCGAAGAGGAAGAGAAGGAGATGATCCACGGGGTCATCGAGTTGGCGGAGACGAAGGTTCACCAGGTGATGGTTCCGCGCATCGGCATCCGCGCGGTCGAGGTCCACGACCCGATCGACGAGGTGCTCGACATGATCGTCCGCGCCGGGCATTCGCGGGTGCCGGTCTACGAGGAGAACCTCGACAACATCGTCGGGATCCTCTACGCCAAGGATCTGCTGCCGTTCCTGCGGCCCGGCGCCGCGCCGTCATCCGAGATCGACGTCCGCGCGCTGGCGCGTCCCGCCGCCTACGTGCCGGAGACCAAGCCGGTCGACGAGCTGCTGCACGAGATGCGCGTTGACAAGCGACACATCGCGATCGTGGTGGACGAGTACGGCGGCACGGCCGGCCTGATCACCATGGAGGACGTGGTCGAGGAGATCGTGGGCGAGATCCAGGACGAGTACGACAGCGAGGAGTCGCTGGTCGAGGCGCTGGAGGAGGACGACAAGATCGCGTTCCGGGTCGACGGGCGGGTCAGCATGGACGACCTGCGCGACCTGTTCGAGCTCTCCGACACCGAGGAGGAGGACGAGGACGAATACGACACGGTCGGCGGGTACATCGTGCACCGCGTCGGCCGCATCCCGCTGCCGGGGGCGGTGGTGCCGTTCCGGGACGTGACGCTGACGGTCGAGACCGCCGAGCCGCGACGCATCGCCAAGGTGATCGCCACGCGCCCCCGCCAGCCGGAGTCAGCGATCGAGGAGCTGGCGGCCGCCGACGCCGATTAG
- a CDS encoding polyprenyl synthetase family protein, protein MSQFNDLLVEIETEMRSVIGEHDGRARPLYEMLGYHLGLDQMEGPRGKRLRPLLGLLAFKSLGGEYRKALPAAAAVELGHNFSLVHDDIEDSDRERRHRPTLWALWGVPLAINAGDALFALSRLALYRLMKEEEYEPQKLLDVMRVYDETCLALCEGQYLDISFERRTDVTVDEYLEMISKKTAALIGASIETSAMMASDDQDVIDAYHRLGRDLGMAFQIADDLKGSFWASADSGKAAAGDIRKRKKTYPVVWAMRNAAAEDVARLIAIYQPVIRATDGSGPPDGDMPMSEGLTEEVLEILERSGAREATEQEARRYRDLALVEARSLPVPAERVEDLRMLVESMISA, encoded by the coding sequence ATGAGCCAGTTTAACGACCTGCTGGTCGAGATCGAGACGGAGATGCGTTCCGTCATCGGCGAGCACGATGGGCGCGCCCGTCCCCTGTACGAGATGCTTGGCTACCACCTCGGGCTCGACCAGATGGAGGGGCCGCGCGGCAAGCGGCTGCGCCCGCTGCTGGGCCTGCTCGCCTTCAAGTCCCTCGGCGGCGAGTATCGCAAGGCGCTCCCCGCGGCCGCCGCGGTCGAGCTCGGGCACAACTTCAGCCTGGTCCACGACGACATCGAGGATTCCGATCGCGAGCGACGCCACCGGCCAACCCTCTGGGCGCTGTGGGGCGTGCCGCTCGCGATCAACGCCGGGGATGCGCTCTTCGCGCTGTCGCGCCTTGCTCTGTATCGGCTGATGAAGGAGGAGGAGTACGAGCCGCAGAAGCTCCTCGACGTGATGCGCGTCTACGACGAGACCTGCCTGGCGCTGTGCGAGGGCCAGTACCTGGACATCAGCTTCGAGCGCCGCACCGATGTGACCGTCGACGAATACCTCGAGATGATCTCCAAGAAGACCGCCGCCCTGATCGGCGCCTCAATCGAGACCAGCGCGATGATGGCCAGCGACGACCAGGACGTCATCGATGCCTACCATCGGCTCGGGCGCGATCTCGGCATGGCCTTCCAGATCGCCGATGACCTGAAGGGCAGCTTCTGGGCCAGCGCCGACTCGGGGAAGGCGGCGGCGGGCGACATCCGCAAGCGCAAAAAGACCTATCCGGTGGTGTGGGCGATGCGGAACGCAGCCGCGGAGGACGTGGCGCGCCTGATCGCGATCTACCAGCCGGTGATCCGGGCCACGGATGGCTCCGGCCCACCGGACGGCGACATGCCGATGTCGGAGGGCCTGACCGAGGAGGTGCTGGAGATCCTGGAGCGCTCCGGCGCTCGGGAGGCCACCGAGCAGGAGGCCCGCCGCTACCGGGACCTGGCGCTGGTGGAGGCACGATCGCTTCCGGTGCCGGCGGAGCGCGTCGAGGACCTGCGCATGCTCGTCGAGAGCATGATCAGCGCCTAA